A genomic segment from Elusimicrobiota bacterium encodes:
- a CDS encoding serine protease: MKKTISAMLTITIISSLLPFFANAGGKTLYGSDGRLDLFQASADMKTLADSVVSLWDNSSITLEAASNSYKLKTITLAADQGLRPGEAFGSQPVGAFCSGSLVGEDIVMTAGHCVRFGANTKHGFKCEDFKAAFGFAVANSGGSAPEKIAESEVYACKSVIKHLFTAADGDYALIKLDRKVAGHKALAVNRGAGLKKGDEIFVIGHPSGLPLKVAAGATVRDASKAAYYVTDLDTFEGNSGSPVFNAKTKAVEGILVRGDKDFKPAGTGGNTYYVNPQNGGRGEDVTKIALVRGGIPKTSGEKGAEDLIRNNTIKEVKLGDIGALQANAGSVGFN, translated from the coding sequence ATGAAAAAGACAATAAGCGCAATGCTGACCATAACGATAATATCCTCTCTATTACCGTTTTTTGCCAACGCGGGCGGTAAAACCCTGTACGGCTCCGATGGCCGCCTTGACCTGTTCCAGGCTTCAGCCGACATGAAAACACTGGCTGATTCGGTGGTTTCGCTGTGGGACAATTCCAGCATCACTCTTGAAGCCGCCTCCAATAGCTATAAGCTCAAAACCATCACACTCGCCGCGGATCAGGGTTTGCGCCCGGGGGAAGCCTTTGGTTCGCAGCCGGTCGGCGCATTCTGCTCGGGGTCTCTGGTAGGCGAAGATATTGTGATGACAGCGGGGCATTGCGTCAGGTTCGGCGCCAACACTAAGCACGGGTTTAAATGCGAAGATTTTAAAGCCGCGTTCGGCTTTGCCGTGGCGAACTCAGGCGGCAGCGCTCCGGAAAAAATAGCGGAAAGCGAGGTCTATGCCTGCAAAAGCGTAATAAAACACCTCTTCACGGCCGCAGACGGGGATTACGCCCTGATAAAGCTTGACAGAAAGGTGGCGGGGCATAAGGCGCTTGCGGTCAACAGAGGCGCGGGGCTCAAAAAAGGCGATGAGATCTTCGTAATAGGGCACCCTTCAGGCCTGCCGCTTAAAGTGGCCGCCGGCGCCACGGTGCGCGATGCCTCCAAGGCTGCCTACTATGTCACCGACCTTGACACCTTTGAGGGCAACTCTGGTTCCCCGGTTTTCAACGCAAAGACCAAAGCCGTTGAGGGGATACTGGTGCGGGGGGATAAAGATTTCAAACCCGCCGGCACCGGCGGAAACACCTACTATGTCAACCCGCAAAACGGCGGGAGGGGTGAGGATGTGACAAAAATCGCGCTGGTTAGAGGCGGCATCCCCAAGACATCGGGCGAAAAGGGCGCGGAAGACCTGATTAGGAATAACACCATAAAGGAAGTAAAGCTGGGCGATATCGGAGCCTTGCAAGCGAATGCAGGGAGCGTAGGCTTTAACTAA
- the nikR gene encoding nickel-responsive transcriptional regulator NikR, whose translation MTQTAKKLSRFGVSLEGELLRRFDAFISREGYTNRSKAIADLIRKEFVADIFAKGGTVAGAITMVYDHHKREVVNKLLYIQHDHGDTIISSQHVHLDHDNCLEIIAVKGLGAKVRALADALKSVKGVKHATLSVTSAGKSS comes from the coding sequence ATGACACAAACCGCAAAAAAACTTTCACGGTTCGGGGTTTCGCTGGAAGGGGAGCTCCTGCGCCGCTTTGACGCCTTTATTTCGCGCGAGGGCTATACCAACCGCTCCAAAGCCATAGCCGACCTCATCCGCAAGGAATTTGTGGCCGATATTTTCGCCAAAGGCGGGACCGTGGCCGGCGCCATAACTATGGTTTACGACCATCACAAGCGTGAAGTCGTAAACAAGCTGCTGTATATTCAGCACGACCACGGCGATACTATCATTTCCTCCCAGCATGTGCACCTGGACCACGACAATTGCCTTGAGATAATAGCCGTTAAAGGCCTCGGCGCAAAAGTGCGGGCGCTCGCTGACGCGCTGAAGTCCGTAAAAGGTGTCAAGCACGCTACTTTAAGCGTAACCAGCGCCGGTAAATCCAGTTAA
- a CDS encoding sulfite exporter TauE/SafE family protein: protein MEINALLLTAASVGFIHTVLGPDHYLPFIAMARARDWSYPKTGVIVFLCGLGHVGSSVLLGLAGVYAGAKLAGLQAIESFRGGLAGWLLLVFGLFYFIWGLKRACSGRPHEHAHSHGAFLHSHSHSHSEEHAHVHEGGKASITPWILFTIFVFGPCEPLIPLVMYPAAKGSLAGMFAVTLVFALTTIAAMFITVFAALRGIQFLPVRKLAKYSHAMAGFAILMCGGAVVFLGL from the coding sequence ATGGAAATTAACGCTCTTCTTCTGACCGCCGCTTCGGTCGGCTTCATTCACACGGTGCTGGGGCCGGACCATTATCTTCCCTTTATAGCGATGGCCAGGGCCAGGGACTGGTCTTATCCGAAGACCGGCGTCATTGTTTTCCTGTGCGGATTAGGGCATGTCGGCAGTTCAGTGCTGCTGGGGCTTGCCGGCGTTTATGCCGGGGCAAAGCTGGCGGGCCTTCAGGCCATAGAATCCTTCCGGGGGGGACTGGCCGGCTGGCTGCTCCTGGTGTTCGGCCTTTTTTATTTCATATGGGGGCTTAAACGGGCTTGTTCGGGCAGACCGCATGAGCACGCACACTCTCACGGCGCGTTCCTGCATTCCCACTCCCATTCGCACTCGGAAGAACACGCCCATGTCCATGAGGGAGGGAAAGCCAGCATCACTCCCTGGATATTATTCACTATTTTCGTTTTCGGCCCGTGCGAGCCGCTTATTCCGCTCGTAATGTATCCGGCGGCCAAAGGCAGTCTGGCGGGGATGTTTGCCGTGACGCTGGTATTTGCTTTGACCACCATAGCGGCGATGTTCATAACCGTATTTGCGGCCCTGCGCGGCATTCAATTCCTGCCAGTGCGAAAGCTGGCAAAATATTCTCACGCCATGGCGGGATTCGCCATCCTGATGTGCGGCGGCGCGGTGGTGTTTTTAGGGCTTTAA
- a CDS encoding ATP-dependent Clp protease proteolytic subunit: MPASRILLTCLLSLAFYPLSLRAQAAAPQGQVTDVAIAGQERGAQAPQLSPEQTELAKLTTENLLSDQKLKKKLQQLNDEKEELRAKYELSLQKEKTKIAEMDAELDRLSTENKLSAEQYQSQIKILKADLEKAETENKLADEKHKAEISQLDNEYQKLTEQNKLAQEQTAAQLFKQNKELDTLTLENKIYSENNKKALQALSGQLDQLRLGNDLIAEQQRKQLTSDATEKSSLELELKRLEVKERKLNFERLTFDSRMDKLKSDLELRGKKEEWKKQANTEPVYLDNPFRDGRLVVSDRRISLNGPIFTGAADYITERISYYNNISTSPIFIVIDRSPGGSVMEGYRIIKAMQASRAPVSVVVKSFAASMAAVIATLAEKSYVYPNAILLHHQMSTVNWGNMTQLKEQLELAREWERRLHVPVAKKMGVSLDEFRKMMYEKNSNGDWEEFGDKAVNYHWATSVVNEIDETGFVKNPDENTGPSKTQEDILNEKTDEKGQRYVSLPRLEPFDFYFIYNPDRYFR; encoded by the coding sequence ATGCCTGCTTCACGCATTCTTCTAACATGTCTACTGAGTTTAGCCTTTTACCCGCTTTCGCTGCGGGCCCAGGCAGCCGCCCCGCAGGGCCAGGTCACGGATGTCGCCATAGCCGGCCAGGAGCGCGGAGCGCAGGCGCCGCAGCTTTCTCCGGAACAAACTGAACTTGCAAAGCTCACTACTGAGAACCTGCTTTCCGACCAGAAACTCAAAAAAAAGCTCCAGCAGTTGAACGACGAAAAAGAAGAGCTGCGCGCGAAGTATGAGCTGTCCCTGCAGAAAGAAAAAACAAAAATAGCGGAGATGGACGCCGAGCTTGACCGCCTCAGCACGGAAAACAAGCTCTCAGCCGAACAATACCAAAGCCAGATAAAAATCTTGAAAGCCGACCTGGAGAAAGCCGAAACCGAAAATAAACTGGCGGACGAAAAACACAAGGCGGAAATTTCACAACTGGACAACGAATACCAGAAGCTGACCGAACAAAATAAGCTTGCTCAAGAACAGACGGCGGCACAACTCTTCAAACAAAACAAGGAACTGGACACCCTGACGCTGGAAAACAAAATTTATTCGGAAAACAACAAGAAGGCTCTCCAGGCGCTCTCGGGCCAGCTGGACCAATTGCGCCTTGGCAACGACCTTATTGCGGAACAGCAGCGCAAACAGCTCACCTCGGACGCCACTGAAAAGAGCTCGCTGGAACTGGAGCTAAAGCGGCTGGAGGTCAAGGAACGCAAGCTGAACTTTGAAAGGCTGACCTTTGACAGCAGGATGGACAAGCTGAAAAGCGATCTGGAACTGCGCGGCAAAAAAGAGGAGTGGAAAAAACAGGCGAACACCGAGCCTGTTTACCTTGACAATCCGTTCAGGGACGGACGGCTTGTGGTGAGCGACCGCCGCATTTCGCTCAACGGGCCGATATTCACGGGGGCAGCGGATTACATAACGGAGCGGATCAGCTATTACAACAATATCTCAACCAGCCCTATTTTTATAGTTATAGACCGCTCCCCCGGCGGTTCGGTAATGGAAGGTTATCGCATTATCAAGGCCATGCAGGCAAGCCGCGCGCCGGTATCCGTGGTGGTTAAATCCTTCGCGGCCAGCATGGCGGCTGTAATCGCGACGCTGGCCGAAAAATCCTATGTCTATCCCAACGCCATTCTTCTCCATCATCAGATGTCAACGGTCAACTGGGGCAATATGACGCAGCTTAAGGAACAACTGGAACTGGCCCGTGAATGGGAACGGCGCCTTCATGTGCCTGTGGCGAAAAAGATGGGGGTTTCACTGGACGAGTTCAGAAAAATGATGTATGAGAAGAACTCGAACGGCGACTGGGAAGAGTTCGGCGACAAGGCGGTAAATTATCACTGGGCCACCAGCGTAGTGAATGAGATAGATGAAACCGGATTCGTTAAAAATCCGGATGAGAATACGGGCCCGTCCAAAACGCAGGAAGACATCCTTAATGAAAAAACGGACGAGAAAGGGCAGCGCTACGTCTCTTTACCGCGCCTTGAACCTTTTGATTTCTATTTCATCTATAACCCGGACCGCTACTTCCGCTGA